In one window of Acidovorax sp. HDW3 DNA:
- the gloB gene encoding hydroxyacylglutathione hydrolase, with amino-acid sequence MNLLPLPAFTDNYIWMLHDAQRALVVDPGAAAPVLQALQQHGLQLQAILVTHHHGDHVGGVAQLRAATGAPVFGPAQEAIPGPYTPLMAGQPCQTLGLHWQVLDVPGHTAGHIAYFCPDVDGAPLLFCGDTLFSGGCGRLFEGTAAQMHTALTRLAALPGRTRVCCAHEYTLSNLRFALAVEPHNPALQQYQAHCQALRAQGRPTLPSTMAQECAINPFLRTQVPAVQAAARARVPHLNTDDGAAILAALRAWKDDFQ; translated from the coding sequence ATGAATTTGCTGCCGCTGCCTGCCTTTACCGACAACTACATCTGGATGCTGCACGACGCGCAACGCGCCCTGGTCGTCGATCCGGGGGCGGCTGCACCGGTGCTGCAGGCGCTGCAGCAGCACGGCCTGCAGCTGCAGGCAATTCTAGTCACGCACCACCACGGCGACCATGTCGGTGGCGTGGCGCAGCTGCGTGCCGCCACCGGCGCCCCAGTTTTTGGCCCGGCGCAGGAGGCCATTCCCGGCCCCTACACCCCCCTGATGGCCGGCCAGCCCTGCCAGACGCTGGGGCTGCACTGGCAAGTACTCGATGTGCCTGGCCACACCGCCGGTCACATCGCGTATTTTTGCCCCGACGTCGATGGCGCGCCGCTGCTGTTTTGCGGCGACACGCTGTTCTCCGGCGGCTGTGGGCGCCTGTTCGAGGGCACGGCGGCGCAGATGCACACCGCGCTCACGCGCCTGGCCGCGCTGCCGGGCCGCACCCGCGTCTGTTGCGCACACGAGTACACCCTCTCCAACCTGCGCTTTGCCCTGGCCGTAGAGCCGCACAACCCGGCCCTGCAGCAGTACCAGGCGCATTGCCAGGCGCTGCGCGCGCAGGGCCGCCCCACCCTGCCCTCGACCATGGCGCAGGAATGCGCCATCAACCCTTTTTTGCGCACGCAAGTGCCAGCAGTGCAAGCCGCTGCCCGCGCGCGCGTGCCGCACCTGAACACCGACGACGGCGCCGCCATACTGGCCGCACTGCGCGCCTGGAAAGACGATTTCCAATGA
- a CDS encoding class I SAM-dependent methyltransferase encodes MSDEIIGLHHWFESAPGRYLLDWEQARLDAAVADVFGYQALQIGLPWLDGLRCNRMPQRWLALDAAYLGLDVAAPALWAQAQALPFADNSLDLVLLPHSLEHSQDPHAALREVARVLVPEGRVVVCGINPASLWGLRQLRARWGQRWGARLYLPDEGQFIAPWRLRDWLRLLDFEVESTQFGCWRPAVRSGGWLQQWRWLDAAGARWWPILGAAYFMVAVKRVHGMRLLEPAWRQRRRRLAATAALARRGKAPLAGQRFHHKD; translated from the coding sequence ATGAGCGACGAAATTATAGGTTTGCACCATTGGTTCGAGTCCGCCCCCGGGCGCTACCTGCTCGATTGGGAGCAGGCGCGCCTGGACGCGGCCGTGGCCGATGTGTTTGGCTACCAGGCACTGCAAATCGGCTTGCCGTGGCTCGACGGCCTGCGCTGCAACCGGATGCCGCAGCGCTGGCTGGCGCTCGATGCTGCTTATCTTGGCCTGGACGTGGCCGCGCCCGCGCTCTGGGCGCAGGCGCAGGCGCTGCCATTTGCCGACAACAGCCTGGATTTGGTGTTGTTGCCGCACAGCCTGGAGCACAGCCAGGATCCGCACGCTGCGCTGCGCGAAGTGGCGCGTGTGCTGGTGCCCGAGGGGCGGGTGGTGGTCTGCGGCATCAATCCAGCCAGCCTGTGGGGCTTGCGCCAGCTGCGCGCGCGCTGGGGGCAGCGCTGGGGGGCGCGCCTGTATTTGCCTGACGAGGGCCAGTTCATCGCCCCCTGGCGCCTGCGTGATTGGTTGCGTCTGCTTGACTTTGAAGTCGAGAGCACGCAGTTTGGTTGCTGGCGGCCTGCGGTGCGCTCGGGCGGTTGGCTGCAGCAGTGGCGCTGGCTGGATGCGGCGGGTGCGCGCTGGTGGCCGATACTCGGGGCCGCGTATTTCATGGTTGCCGTCAAGCGCGTGCACGGTATGCGCCTGCTCGAACCCGCCTGGCGCCAGCGCCGGCGGCGCCTGGCGGCGACCGCTGCCCTGGCGCGCCGGGGCAAGGCGCCGCTGGCGGGCCAGCGTTTTCATCACAAGGATTGA
- the rnhA gene encoding ribonuclease HI: protein MNEVEIYTDGACKGNPGPGGWGVLLRAGSVEKELWGGALDTTNNRMEMQAVIEALSALKRPCAVTLYLDSQYVRKGITEWIHGWKAKGWRTASKEPVKNVELWQQLDHLVSQAGHRIEWRWVKGHAGNPGNERADQLANRGVEQALGR, encoded by the coding sequence TTGAACGAAGTTGAGATCTATACCGACGGGGCCTGCAAAGGCAATCCGGGGCCCGGTGGCTGGGGCGTGCTGCTGCGCGCCGGCAGCGTTGAAAAAGAGCTGTGGGGCGGGGCCCTGGACACGACCAACAACCGCATGGAGATGCAGGCCGTGATCGAGGCCCTCTCGGCCTTGAAGCGCCCCTGCGCCGTTACGCTGTACCTGGACAGCCAATACGTGCGCAAGGGCATCACCGAATGGATCCATGGCTGGAAAGCCAAGGGCTGGCGCACGGCGAGCAAGGAGCCGGTGAAGAACGTCGAGCTTTGGCAGCAGCTCGATCACCTCGTCAGCCAGGCGGGGCACCGCATTGAGTGGCGCTGGGTCAAGGGCCATGCGGGCAACCCGGGCAATGAGCGCGCCGACCAGCTTGCCAACCGGGGCGTGGAGCAGGCGCTGGGGCGCTGA
- a CDS encoding thioredoxin family protein, with protein sequence MPYQAQHLPQAPTREAIDALPGTSLLEFGAPWCGHCQGAQPLIAAALASHPQIEHIKVEDGKGQRLGRSFGVKLWPTLIVLRAGQEVARVVRPQDLAVLQQALRA encoded by the coding sequence ATGCCTTACCAAGCCCAGCACCTGCCCCAGGCCCCGACGCGCGAGGCCATCGACGCCCTGCCCGGCACCAGCTTGCTCGAATTCGGTGCCCCCTGGTGCGGCCACTGCCAAGGCGCACAACCGCTGATCGCAGCCGCCCTGGCTTCGCACCCGCAGATCGAGCACATCAAGGTCGAAGACGGCAAGGGACAGCGCCTGGGGCGCAGCTTTGGCGTCAAGCTCTGGCCGACGCTGATCGTGCTGCGCGCCGGCCAGGAGGTGGCCCGCGTAGTGCGCCCGCAAGACCTGGCGGTATTGCAGCAGGCGCTACGGGCGTAG
- a CDS encoding GNAT family N-acetyltransferase — protein sequence MSTTARIRPLGAADAPAYKRLRDEALRCAPEAFAANYASARLQPAQAYAPRFGSPLSGTFFLGAFDARHTLVGCLGCERALPAQQRHSAQLVGMCVTPSAQRQGLGRSLLQHMLMVAVRVPGLEQLTLTVTASNTHVVRLYESLGFVAWGLQPRALIVAGQAYDALHMNRPLHPRT from the coding sequence ATGAGCACGACGGCACGTATTCGCCCCCTGGGCGCAGCCGACGCACCAGCCTACAAACGCCTGCGCGACGAAGCCCTGCGCTGCGCCCCTGAAGCCTTTGCCGCCAACTACGCCAGCGCCCGCTTGCAGCCAGCCCAGGCCTACGCGCCACGCTTTGGCTCGCCGTTATCAGGCACGTTTTTTCTGGGCGCCTTCGATGCCCGCCACACCCTGGTGGGTTGCCTGGGCTGCGAACGCGCCCTGCCAGCCCAACAACGCCACAGCGCGCAACTGGTCGGCATGTGCGTAACCCCCAGCGCCCAGCGCCAAGGGCTGGGCCGCAGCTTGCTGCAGCACATGCTGATGGTGGCGGTGCGGGTGCCGGGCCTGGAACAGCTGACCCTGACCGTGACCGCCAGCAACACCCACGTGGTGCGCCTGTACGAAAGCCTGGGCTTCGTCGCCTGGGGATTGCAGCCGCGTGCACTCATCGTCGCCGGGCAGGCGTACGATGCCCTGCACATGAACCGCCCCCTGCATCCACGGACGTAG
- the mobA gene encoding molybdenum cofactor guanylyltransferase MobA — translation MKPHDITGLLLAGGQGSRMGGVDKGLQLLHGQPLAQHALVRLAPQVGPLLISANRHLEQYQALAAPYAAPVLTDSLEGYAGPLAGFLTGLAHCHTPWLLTVPCDSPLFPLDLAQRLLAAAQSAQVPLAMACAPEHSPGQTTAPSPLRRQPVFCLLQRSLLPSLQRYTDAGGRQIGAWAAQAGCALAPFNQPGDAPHAFANANTLAELQALQQPSP, via the coding sequence ATGAAGCCGCACGACATCACCGGCCTGCTGCTCGCTGGCGGCCAGGGCAGCCGCATGGGGGGGGTGGACAAGGGCCTGCAGCTGCTGCACGGCCAGCCGCTGGCGCAGCACGCGCTGGTGCGCCTGGCGCCGCAGGTCGGGCCGCTGCTCATCAGCGCCAACCGCCACCTGGAGCAGTACCAGGCCCTGGCCGCGCCCTACGCCGCCCCCGTGCTGACCGACTCCCTGGAGGGCTACGCCGGCCCCCTGGCGGGCTTTCTCACCGGGCTGGCGCACTGCCACACGCCCTGGCTGCTGACCGTGCCCTGCGACAGCCCGCTTTTTCCCCTCGACCTGGCACAGCGCCTGCTCGCTGCCGCCCAGAGCGCGCAAGTCCCCTTGGCCATGGCCTGCGCCCCTGAACACAGCCCAGGACAAACCACGGCGCCCAGCCCATTGCGCCGCCAGCCGGTGTTTTGCCTGTTGCAACGCAGTCTGCTGCCCAGCCTGCAGCGCTATACCGATGCGGGTGGACGCCAGATTGGCGCCTGGGCGGCGCAAGCTGGCTGCGCCCTGGCCCCCTTTAACCAGCCCGGCGACGCACCACACGCCTTTGCCAACGCCAATACCCTGGCCGAGCTGCAGGCGCTGCAGCAGCCATCACCATGA
- the moaA gene encoding GTP 3',8-cyclase MoaA, whose protein sequence is MAERVIPLVDQRALALVPPLPLGALEPASGELTDHWQRPLRDLRISVTDRCNFRCSYCMPKEVFDTQYRYLPHSALLSFEEITRLAQLFLQHGVQKIRLTGGEPLLRKGLEKLVAQLAQLHTTEGRKPELTLTTNGSLLARKASVLKAAGLDRVTISLDSLDDAIFRRMNDVDFPVAEVLAGIDAAQAAGLQRIKVNMVVKRGTNDHEIVRMAQHFRGSGITLRFIEYMDVGATNGWRMDQVVPSTEVIARLQAALPLVPLAAQAPGETAKRWGWADAQGRHDPALGEIGVISSVTEAFCGACNRARLSMEGRLYLCLFASQGWDLRSLLRSTASDAQLSTAIAHIWQGRSDRYSELRASLPADTSDGQARRIEMSYIGG, encoded by the coding sequence ATGGCTGAACGTGTCATTCCTCTTGTGGACCAGCGCGCCCTGGCGCTGGTGCCCCCCTTGCCCCTGGGGGCCCTGGAGCCAGCGTCGGGTGAACTCACCGACCACTGGCAACGCCCCCTGCGCGATCTGCGCATCAGCGTCACAGACCGCTGCAACTTTCGCTGCAGCTACTGTATGCCCAAGGAGGTGTTCGATACCCAGTACCGCTACCTACCGCACAGCGCACTGCTCAGTTTTGAAGAAATCACCCGCTTGGCGCAACTGTTTCTGCAGCACGGGGTGCAAAAAATTCGCCTCACCGGCGGCGAGCCGCTGCTGCGCAAAGGTCTGGAAAAATTGGTAGCACAGCTGGCACAGCTGCACACCACCGAAGGGCGCAAACCCGAGCTCACCCTCACCACCAATGGTTCGCTACTGGCGCGCAAGGCATCCGTGCTCAAGGCAGCGGGGCTCGACCGCGTCACCATCAGCCTCGACAGCCTGGACGACGCCATTTTTCGGCGCATGAACGATGTCGATTTTCCGGTCGCCGAGGTGCTCGCCGGCATCGACGCCGCCCAAGCCGCCGGACTGCAGCGCATCAAGGTCAATATGGTGGTCAAGCGCGGCACCAACGACCACGAGATCGTGCGCATGGCGCAGCATTTTCGTGGCAGCGGCATCACGCTGCGTTTCATCGAATACATGGACGTCGGCGCCACCAACGGCTGGCGCATGGATCAGGTCGTGCCATCGACCGAAGTCATCGCCCGCCTGCAGGCCGCGCTGCCACTGGTGCCGTTGGCCGCCCAGGCACCCGGAGAAACCGCCAAGCGCTGGGGCTGGGCCGACGCCCAGGGCCGACACGACCCGGCGCTGGGCGAAATCGGCGTCATCAGCAGCGTGACCGAAGCCTTTTGCGGCGCCTGCAACCGCGCCCGCCTGTCGATGGAAGGCCGGCTCTACCTGTGCCTGTTCGCCAGCCAGGGCTGGGATCTGCGCAGCCTGCTGCGCAGCACCGCCAGCGACGCGCAGCTGAGCACCGCCATCGCCCACATCTGGCAAGGCCGCAGCGACCGCTACTCGGAGCTGCGCGCCAGCCTGCCGGCCGACACCAGCGACGGCCAGGCACGGCGCATCGAGATGAGCTACATCGGCGGATGA